CGCGGCACTCGAGCGTCTTGAAAAAGTCGACACGCTCCTGATCGACAAGACCGGCACGCTGACCGAAGGCAAGCCTGCCGTCATCGCCATCCGCACCATTGAGGGCTTCGACGAAAACGAAATCCTTCGGCTTGCCGCAAGCGTTGAGCGCGCGAGCGAACACCCGCTCGCCTCCGCCATCGTCAAAGCCGCCTCCGACCGCAAACTCGCGCTGTCCGATGTTCAGGGGTTCGATTCGCCCGTCGGCAAAGGCGCGCTCGGTACGGTCGGCGGAAAATCCGTCGCCATCGGCCATGCGGCATTTCTCAAAGAAGGAAATGTCGATACGGCACCGCTGGCCGAAGAAGCCGATGCGCTGCGCCGTGAGGGCGCGACGGCGATCTTTATCGCTATCGATGGCCGTCCGGCAGGGATACTCGCGATTGCCGACCCGGTGAAAGCGACGACGCCCACCGCGCTGAAAGATCTGCGCGCTCAGGGTCTGCACATCGTCATGCTAACCGGCGACAACCAGACGACCGCCAAAGCCGTGGCAAGCAAGCTCGGGATCGACGAAGTGCGCGCGGAGGTTCTGCCGGATCAGAAGAGCCGCATTGTTCGCGAGTTCCGCGACAAAGGCCGCGTGACGGCCATGGCCGGCGACGGCGTCAACGATGCGCCCGCGCTTGCCGAGGCCGATGTCGGCATTGCCATGGGTACCGGCACCGATGTCGCCATCGAAAGCGCCGGAATCACGCTTCTCGGCGGCGATCTTGCCGGAATCGTCAAGGCGCGGCGCCTGTCGGAGGCCGCCATGGCCAATATCCGGCAGAACCTGTTTTTTGCGTTTGTTTATAATGCCGCAGGCATACCCATCGCCGCCGGCGCCCTATATCCGCTCTTCGGCGTTGTCCTTTCGCCGGTCATCGCGGCAGCGGCCATGGCCCTGTCATCGGTTAGCGTTATCGGGAACGCATTGAGACTGCGTTCACTGCATCTCTGATCCTCTTGATACGGCATGGCGATTGCTTGTTTCAGGAGACTGAAACGGGAAAGATGGGTATGGAAGGCAGCGTTTGAGCCTTTCGCCCGACATGGTGGTTGCAAGGGAGCGCAATGCTGCAGACCAACACGGCCGGCACATCGGACTACGAACAGGCCATTGCCGAGGCCAAAGCCGCCATCATTGCCAAAATGACCCTTTCGGTCGGCAAGGACCCCGGTTACGCGACTGATCGCGACTGGTTCGTGGCGACCGCTCTCGCGGCCCGCGACCGCGTCACCCACCGCTTCCTCGGCGGTAAAAGGGCCAGCAAGGCCGACGGCAAAAAGCGCGTCTATTATCTCTCCCTCGAATTCCTGATCGGCCGGCAGCTCACCGACGTTCTCTATAATTTCGAGCTCTACGACATTTTCCGCGCCGCGCTCGGCGATCTCGGCGTCGATATCGAACGCGTGCGCGAAGCCGAACCCGATGCCGCGCTCGGCAATGGCGGTCTCGGCCGTCTCGCCGCCTGCTTCATGGAAAGCATGGCAACGCTCGGCATCCCCGCTTACGGCTACGGCATCCGCTACGATCACGGGCTTTTCCGCCAGGTCATCAAGGACGGCTGGCAGCAGGAATTTCCGGAGACCTGGCTGGAGAACGGCACGCCTTGGGAGTTTCTGCGCTCCGACGTCACTTACGACATCCGTTTCGGCGGCTCGGTCGAAACGAAAACGGTCAACAACGTCCCGCGCTTCATCTGGCATCCGAGCGAAGTCGTACATGCCGTGGCGTATGATACGCCAATCGTCGGCTGGCGCGGTTCCAATGTGAACCCGCTGCGCCTGTGGTCGGCGCGCGCCGCGGATCCGATTGCGCTGTCGCTCTTCAACAAAGGCGACCATGTCGGCGCCCTGTCCGATCAGGCGCGCTCGGCGGCGATCTCGAAAGTTCTCTATCCGAGCGATGAGACGGCCGCCGGCCAGGAGCTGCGCCTCAGGCAGGAATATTTCTTCGTCTCCGCCTCGCTGCAGGATCTCATCAACCGCCACATCCGCATTTACGGCGATCTTTACTCGCTGCCCGACCGCGCGGCGATCCAGCTCAACGACACGCATCCGGCAGTCGCTATCGCCGAGATGATGCGCATCCTGCTGGACGATCACAATCTGCGCTGGGACGAAGCCTGGCGCATCACATCGAGCACGTTCTCCTACACCAATCACACGCTGCTGCCGGAAGCGCTGGAAACCTGGCCGCTACCGCTGTTCGAGCGGCTTTTGCCGCGGCATCTGCAGATCATCTACTTCATCAACAATCTGCATCTCGAAGCGACGAAGAAGAATTTCCCGAACGAGCCGGAGCTTCTGTCTTCCGTCTCGATCATCGACGAGCGCGACGGACGGCGGCTGCGCATGGGCCAGCTTGCCTTCATCGGGTCGCACACGATCAACGGCGTTTCGGCGCTGCACACCGATCTGATGAAGGAAACGACCTTCCGCGATCTCAACCGCGTCTACCCCGGCCGCATCCAGAACAAAACCAACGGCATCACCTTCCGCCGCTGGCTGCAGCAATCCAATCCGGGGCTGACGAAACTTCTCTGCGAGGTCTGCGGCGAGGAAGTTCTCGACAAGCCTGAACTCATCAAGCGGCTCGAAGAGCATGCCGACGATCCGGCGCTGCAGCAGCGCATCGCCAAGATCAAACGAGCCAACAAAGTCGTGCTGTGCAAGATCGTCACCGACCGCCTTGGCTTCCGTGTGGAAGCGGATTCGCTGTTCGACGTGCAGATCAAGCGTCAGCACGAGTATAAGCGCCAGCTTCTCAATCTGCTCGAAACCGTCGCTCTTTATGATGCGATCCGCTCGAACCCCACGGCGGACTGGGCACCGCGCGTCAAGATTTTCGCCGGCAAGGCTGCCGCGAGCTATGTCGCGGCAAAGCTCATCATTAAACTCGCCAACGATATCGCCAAGACCGTCAACAACGATCCGAGCGTTCAGGGCAAGCTGAAAGTCGTCTTCCTGCCGAACTACAATGTGTCGCTGGCGGAGAAGATCATTCCTGCCGCCGATCTCTCCGAGCAGATTTCGACCGCCGGCATGGAAGCGTCGGGCACCGGCAATATGAAGCTTGCGCTGAACGGCGCACTGACCATCGGCACGCTCGACGGCGCCAATATCGAGATCAAGGACAATGTCGGCGACGACAACATCTTCATCTTCGGGCTCACCGCTGCCGAAGTCGAAGAGAGAAAGCGCGCCGGCGCGCCGACGGCCACCGACAATATCGCTGCCTCGCCGATGCTGCGGCAGGTGCTGGATGCGATCGGCGGCGGCGTCTTTTCG
Above is a window of Terrihabitans soli DNA encoding:
- a CDS encoding glycogen/starch/alpha-glucan phosphorylase, with protein sequence MLQTNTAGTSDYEQAIAEAKAAIIAKMTLSVGKDPGYATDRDWFVATALAARDRVTHRFLGGKRASKADGKKRVYYLSLEFLIGRQLTDVLYNFELYDIFRAALGDLGVDIERVREAEPDAALGNGGLGRLAACFMESMATLGIPAYGYGIRYDHGLFRQVIKDGWQQEFPETWLENGTPWEFLRSDVTYDIRFGGSVETKTVNNVPRFIWHPSEVVHAVAYDTPIVGWRGSNVNPLRLWSARAADPIALSLFNKGDHVGALSDQARSAAISKVLYPSDETAAGQELRLRQEYFFVSASLQDLINRHIRIYGDLYSLPDRAAIQLNDTHPAVAIAEMMRILLDDHNLRWDEAWRITSSTFSYTNHTLLPEALETWPLPLFERLLPRHLQIIYFINNLHLEATKKNFPNEPELLSSVSIIDERDGRRLRMGQLAFIGSHTINGVSALHTDLMKETTFRDLNRVYPGRIQNKTNGITFRRWLQQSNPGLTKLLCEVCGEEVLDKPELIKRLEEHADDPALQQRIAKIKRANKVVLCKIVTDRLGFRVEADSLFDVQIKRQHEYKRQLLNLLETVALYDAIRSNPTADWAPRVKIFAGKAAASYVAAKLIIKLANDIAKTVNNDPSVQGKLKVVFLPNYNVSLAEKIIPAADLSEQISTAGMEASGTGNMKLALNGALTIGTLDGANIEIKDNVGDDNIFIFGLTAAEVEERKRAGAPTATDNIAASPMLRQVLDAIGGGVFSPDDPNRFKPIIDGLRSQDRYMLTDDFDSYWAAQRRVDELWNQPEKWTRAAIVNIANMAWFSSDRTIAEYAEQIWKVPV